The proteins below are encoded in one region of Microbacterium pygmaeum:
- a CDS encoding CarD family transcriptional regulator, with product MLFEVGETVVYPHHGAATIIEVKERVIKGETKKYLKLNVTQGDLVIEVPADNVDLVGVRDVIGKEGLDKVFEVLRAPFTEEPTNWSRRYKANLEKLASGDVIKVSEVVRDLWRRDQDRGLSAGEKRMLAKAKQILISELALAEKTDEEKAGVILDEVLAS from the coding sequence ATGCTTTTTGAGGTTGGCGAAACCGTTGTTTACCCGCACCACGGCGCGGCGACGATCATCGAAGTCAAAGAACGGGTCATCAAGGGCGAGACCAAGAAATACCTGAAGCTCAACGTCACTCAGGGCGACCTGGTCATCGAGGTCCCGGCAGACAATGTCGATCTCGTGGGCGTTCGCGACGTCATCGGCAAAGAGGGCTTGGACAAGGTGTTCGAAGTGCTGCGTGCTCCGTTCACCGAGGAGCCGACCAACTGGTCGCGCCGGTACAAGGCCAATCTCGAGAAGCTGGCCTCCGGCGATGTCATCAAGGTCAGCGAGGTCGTGCGCGACCTGTGGCGCCGCGATCAGGACCGTGGGCTGTCGGCGGGCGAGAAGCGCATGCTCGCCAAGGCGAAGCAGATCCTCATTTCGGAGCTCGCCCTCGCGGAGAAGACCGACGAGGAGAAGGCCGGCGTCATCCTCGACGAGGTCTTGGCCAGCTGA
- the ispD gene encoding 2-C-methyl-D-erythritol 4-phosphate cytidylyltransferase: protein MTVAVPVPRVAVIVVAAGSGARLGAGAPKAFVGIDEHTMLRHALRGVFEAGLAQVIVVAPAGREGDALTDALAASGDRRDLVSVVAGGDTRQTSVQAGLSRVWPDVEIVLVHDAARALTPASSFDRVIAAIDAGAFGVIPVLPVIDTIKRVEDSVIVAAVDRSELSAAQTPQGFRRDVLDAAYRTAEQDYTDDAAVLAAAGHPVGVVVGDPLAFKITTPADLERARALVAQHPLVPAAAHLDAESRRPRVGMGTDVHAFGGEGALWLAGLEWPGEAALSGHSDGDAVAHAIVDALLSAAGLGDIGTHFGTDHPEYAGAHADVFLGRTLALVGEAGWRVGNVAVQVQANRPRFAGRRAEAEAVLSAALGGAPVSVSATTTDGLGFTGRGEGVAAFATALVTPA, encoded by the coding sequence GTGACAGTTGCAGTGCCCGTCCCGCGAGTCGCGGTCATCGTCGTGGCCGCCGGATCCGGTGCCCGTCTGGGCGCCGGTGCGCCGAAGGCGTTCGTCGGGATCGACGAGCACACCATGCTGCGGCACGCCCTCCGGGGGGTGTTCGAGGCGGGCCTCGCGCAGGTCATCGTCGTCGCGCCTGCCGGCCGCGAGGGCGATGCGCTCACGGACGCGCTCGCCGCGTCCGGCGACCGCCGCGACCTCGTCTCCGTCGTCGCCGGCGGCGACACCCGCCAGACGTCGGTCCAGGCGGGCCTGTCGCGCGTATGGCCCGACGTCGAGATCGTGCTGGTGCACGACGCGGCGCGGGCCCTGACCCCGGCATCCTCGTTCGACCGCGTGATCGCGGCGATCGACGCGGGCGCGTTCGGTGTCATCCCGGTGCTGCCGGTGATCGACACGATCAAGCGCGTCGAAGACTCCGTGATCGTCGCGGCCGTGGACCGGTCGGAGCTCTCGGCCGCGCAGACCCCGCAGGGCTTCCGCCGCGACGTTCTCGATGCCGCGTACCGCACGGCCGAGCAGGACTACACCGACGATGCCGCCGTGCTGGCCGCCGCGGGTCACCCGGTCGGCGTGGTCGTGGGGGACCCGCTCGCCTTCAAGATCACCACCCCCGCCGACCTCGAGCGGGCGCGGGCGCTGGTGGCGCAGCATCCGCTCGTCCCGGCCGCCGCGCACCTGGACGCAGAGTCCCGGAGGCCACGCGTCGGCATGGGCACCGACGTGCACGCGTTCGGCGGTGAGGGTGCACTCTGGCTCGCCGGACTCGAGTGGCCGGGAGAGGCTGCCCTGTCGGGTCATTCCGACGGCGACGCCGTGGCGCACGCGATCGTCGACGCGCTTCTGTCGGCTGCCGGCCTCGGCGACATCGGCACGCATTTCGGCACCGATCACCCCGAGTACGCCGGAGCACACGCCGACGTGTTCCTCGGACGCACTCTGGCCCTCGTCGGCGAAGCCGGATGGCGCGTGGGCAATGTCGCGGTGCAGGTGCAGGCGAACCGCCCACGCTTCGCCGGGCGACGGGCAGAGGCGGAAGCGGTGCTGTCGGCTGCGCTCGGGGGGGCTCCGGTGTCGGTGTCGGCGACGACGACCGACGGGCTGGGGTTCACCGGCCGGGGCGAAGGGGTCGCCGCGTTCGCGACCGCGCTCGTGACGCCCGCCTGA
- a CDS encoding GNAT family N-acetyltransferase has translation MTIEIRVDDLTGAETRDLIALHLAGMHDTSPPESVHALDVDDLRHPSVTFWSAWTNGELAGIGALKMLDADRGELKSMRVDDRFRGTGVGRALLEHITAVARERGMTSLWLETGSPDDFVPAQRLYERAGFTRCGPFEGYADDPFSVFMTRAL, from the coding sequence ATGACCATCGAGATCCGGGTCGACGACCTCACCGGCGCCGAGACACGCGACCTGATCGCGCTCCACTTGGCCGGCATGCACGACACCTCCCCGCCGGAGAGCGTGCACGCGCTGGATGTGGACGACCTCCGGCATCCGTCCGTCACGTTCTGGTCGGCGTGGACAAACGGTGAGCTCGCCGGCATCGGCGCGCTGAAGATGCTCGACGCCGATCGCGGCGAGCTCAAATCGATGCGCGTCGATGACCGGTTCCGCGGCACCGGGGTGGGCCGTGCCCTGCTCGAGCACATCACCGCCGTCGCCCGCGAACGCGGGATGACGAGCCTCTGGCTGGAGACCGGCAGCCCGGACGACTTCGTTCCGGCGCAGCGCCTCTACGAACGTGCGGGGTTCACGCGCTGCGGGCCGTTCGAGGGGTACGCCGACGATCCGTTCTCGGTCTTCATGACCCGCGCGCTGTGA
- a CDS encoding DMT family transporter — MHVLAVLAAALLFGTTGTAQALGPEGTTPLSIGVMRMVIGGTGLAVIAFLLAARHHRRMPADASRGPGWGARPVALMVLTGFCLALYQPLFFLGTARNGVAVGTVVALGSAPILAGLLEWALTRRVPSATWMLATALATVGVALLGFGGEAGGTGGTDPVGVLGSIGAGASFAVIANAQRRLLDSGCDPFTVVGGMGASSAILSAFVLPFVDISWMGTTAGLVMALWLGLATISIAYVLFTWGLGGLTAATAATLTLGEPLTASILGITVLGERLSVLAIVGLLVLAFGLALLAWGSRAARDPRPFAVEA, encoded by the coding sequence GTGCATGTCCTCGCCGTCCTCGCCGCAGCGCTGCTGTTCGGCACGACCGGCACGGCCCAGGCCCTCGGCCCGGAGGGCACGACGCCGCTGTCGATCGGGGTCATGCGCATGGTGATCGGCGGGACCGGGCTCGCGGTCATCGCGTTCCTCCTGGCCGCACGCCACCACCGGAGGATGCCGGCGGATGCGTCGCGGGGGCCCGGCTGGGGCGCGCGTCCGGTGGCGCTCATGGTGCTGACCGGCTTCTGTCTGGCGCTGTACCAGCCGCTGTTCTTCCTCGGGACCGCCCGCAACGGTGTCGCCGTGGGCACCGTGGTGGCGCTCGGATCCGCGCCGATCCTCGCGGGGCTCCTCGAATGGGCCCTGACCCGCCGGGTGCCGAGCGCGACGTGGATGCTCGCGACCGCCCTGGCCACGGTCGGCGTCGCGCTCCTGGGTTTCGGCGGCGAGGCCGGCGGAACCGGCGGCACCGACCCGGTCGGCGTCCTCGGCAGCATCGGAGCGGGGGCCTCGTTCGCCGTCATCGCCAATGCGCAGCGACGACTGCTGGACTCCGGCTGCGATCCGTTCACCGTCGTCGGCGGCATGGGCGCCAGCTCGGCGATCCTGTCCGCCTTCGTGCTGCCGTTCGTCGACATCTCCTGGATGGGCACGACGGCCGGACTCGTGATGGCGCTGTGGCTCGGGCTGGCGACGATCTCGATCGCCTACGTGCTGTTCACCTGGGGCCTGGGAGGACTCACCGCCGCCACCGCAGCGACACTGACCCTCGGCGAGCCGCTGACCGCCAGCATCCTGGGCATCACCGTGCTCGGTGAGCGGCTGTCCGTGCTGGCGATCGTCGGTCTGCTCGTCCTCGCGTTCGGGCTCGCGCTCCTCGCGTGGGGATCCCGCGCTGCGCGCGACCCGCGTCCGTTCGCCGTGGAGGCCTGA
- the cysS gene encoding cysteine--tRNA ligase has translation MTIRLYDTKAQSLRDFVPLDPANVTVYVCGPTVQSGPHIGHLRGALSFDILRRWLAHRYGRVTFVRNVTDIDDKVLVNATDAEPWWALAYRMELAFTAAYSAIGILPPTYEPRATASIPQMQELIARLIESRHAYAPGAAAPGDVYFDVRSWATYGSLTNQSLDAMEPAADADPRGKRDPRDFALWKGAKADEPESAIWDSPWGPGRPGWHIECSAMSRRYLGPEFDIHGGGLDLRFPHHENELAQSTAAGDPFARYWVHNGLVTVDGQKMSKSLFNFVLADDVLRRRDPLVVRYALAAAHYRSNLDISEKAFDDAEAALERIRVFLARAARALAAPDEDTVVSATIPERFALAMDDDLNVPQALAVIHERVRDGNSALDAGDPDAAAAAFADVAVSVGILGIDPEDPHWSTTDSSAEASALDALVQTMITQRAEARAAKDWVGADRIRDAIAAAGIVLEDTPDATHWSIDGR, from the coding sequence GTGACGATCCGGCTCTATGACACCAAGGCGCAGAGCCTGCGCGACTTCGTGCCTCTGGACCCCGCGAACGTCACGGTGTACGTCTGCGGACCGACGGTCCAATCCGGGCCGCACATCGGCCACCTGCGCGGCGCGCTGAGCTTCGACATCCTCCGTCGCTGGCTCGCGCACCGCTACGGCCGCGTGACGTTCGTTCGCAACGTCACGGACATCGACGACAAGGTGCTGGTCAACGCGACCGATGCCGAGCCGTGGTGGGCGCTGGCCTATCGCATGGAGCTCGCCTTCACCGCGGCGTATTCCGCGATCGGCATCCTGCCGCCGACGTACGAGCCGCGTGCGACGGCGTCGATCCCGCAGATGCAGGAGCTGATCGCCCGGTTGATCGAGTCGCGGCACGCCTACGCACCCGGGGCAGCAGCGCCGGGTGACGTCTACTTCGATGTGCGGTCGTGGGCGACCTACGGCTCGCTCACCAACCAGTCGCTGGATGCGATGGAGCCGGCGGCCGACGCCGATCCGCGCGGCAAGCGGGATCCCCGCGACTTCGCTCTGTGGAAAGGCGCGAAGGCTGATGAGCCGGAGTCGGCGATCTGGGACTCGCCGTGGGGACCGGGGCGTCCTGGATGGCACATCGAGTGCTCCGCCATGTCGCGCCGCTACCTCGGCCCCGAGTTCGACATCCACGGCGGCGGGCTCGACCTGCGTTTCCCGCATCACGAGAACGAACTCGCCCAGTCCACCGCCGCCGGCGACCCGTTCGCCCGCTACTGGGTGCACAACGGACTCGTGACCGTCGACGGGCAGAAGATGTCGAAGTCGCTGTTCAACTTCGTCCTCGCCGACGACGTGCTGCGGCGGCGCGATCCTCTCGTCGTGCGCTATGCGCTCGCAGCCGCGCACTACCGTTCGAACCTGGACATCTCGGAGAAGGCGTTCGACGACGCCGAAGCGGCACTGGAGCGCATCCGTGTCTTCCTCGCCCGCGCGGCACGCGCCCTCGCCGCGCCGGACGAGGACACCGTCGTGTCCGCGACGATCCCGGAGCGGTTCGCGCTCGCCATGGACGACGACCTGAACGTTCCACAGGCGCTCGCGGTGATCCATGAGCGCGTCCGCGACGGCAACAGCGCGTTGGACGCGGGGGATCCGGATGCCGCGGCCGCGGCCTTCGCGGATGTCGCCGTCTCGGTGGGCATCCTCGGCATCGACCCCGAGGACCCGCACTGGAGCACCACGGACTCCTCGGCCGAGGCATCCGCTCTGGATGCCCTCGTGCAGACGATGATCACGCAGCGCGCTGAGGCGCGCGCTGCCAAGGACTGGGTGGGAGCCGATCGCATCCGCGATGCGATCGCGGCTGCGGGCATCGTGCTCGAAGACACCCCTGACGCAACACATTGGAGTATCGATGGCCGGTAA
- the rlmB gene encoding 23S rRNA (guanosine(2251)-2'-O)-methyltransferase RlmB, with product MAGKPGRPGASRSPKKGPTKGTGGKNKRSLEGRGPTPKAEDRAWHPAGKRKAAADRYAAAGGTGKPAQRASAPRQSRAKKDDDTEVVTGRNSVLEALRAKIPATAFYIAQRVEMDDRVKEMLSIATHREIPVMEVTRPELDRMAGFDGVHQGVALKVPPYEYAHPQDLLEQVIDRGQTPLFVALDGVTDPRNLGAIIRSTGAFGGHGVILPQRRSASVNSAAWKTSAGAAARIPVAIAPNLTSTLKEFKKQGVFVLGLDGGGDVSLPALELADRPVVIVVGSEGKGLSRLVTETCDQIVSIPINAATESLNAGIAASVALYQVSTLRG from the coding sequence ATGGCCGGTAAGCCGGGGCGCCCAGGCGCCAGCAGAAGCCCGAAGAAGGGCCCCACCAAGGGCACGGGCGGCAAGAACAAGCGCTCGCTCGAGGGACGCGGACCGACGCCGAAGGCTGAGGATCGCGCGTGGCACCCCGCAGGGAAGCGCAAGGCAGCAGCGGACCGCTATGCGGCCGCGGGCGGCACCGGCAAGCCGGCGCAGCGCGCCAGTGCCCCGCGGCAGTCGCGGGCGAAGAAGGACGATGACACCGAGGTGGTGACCGGCCGCAACTCGGTGCTCGAGGCGCTCCGCGCGAAGATCCCCGCGACGGCGTTCTACATCGCGCAGCGCGTCGAGATGGACGACCGCGTCAAGGAGATGCTCTCGATCGCCACGCACCGGGAGATCCCGGTGATGGAGGTCACGCGGCCCGAACTGGATCGCATGGCCGGGTTCGACGGCGTGCACCAGGGTGTCGCGCTGAAGGTTCCGCCGTACGAGTACGCCCACCCGCAAGACCTCCTGGAGCAGGTCATCGACCGCGGCCAGACGCCGCTGTTCGTGGCGCTGGACGGCGTCACAGATCCGCGGAACCTCGGCGCGATCATCCGCTCCACCGGCGCGTTCGGCGGGCACGGAGTGATTCTCCCGCAGCGGCGTTCGGCCAGCGTCAACAGCGCCGCGTGGAAGACCAGCGCGGGTGCTGCGGCGCGCATCCCCGTCGCGATCGCGCCCAACCTGACCTCAACGCTCAAGGAGTTCAAGAAGCAGGGCGTCTTCGTACTCGGGCTGGACGGCGGGGGCGACGTGTCGCTGCCCGCACTGGAGCTCGCCGATCGTCCTGTCGTCATCGTCGTGGGTTCCGAGGGCAAGGGCCTCTCGCGCCTGGTCACCGAAACGTGCGACCAGATCGTGTCGATCCCCATCAACGCGGCGACCGAATCGCTCAACGCCGGCATCGCGGCATCCGTCGCGCTGTACCAGGTCTCGACGCTCCGCGGCTGA
- a CDS encoding NAD(P)-dependent oxidoreductase — MARIAVIGGTGYAGSNIVAEAVSRGHTVVSVARTVPSERVEGATYIEGTLLDVPSLVAELQGVDVVVSTVPARGDMVGNVRNNVAELTAELAENVRVGVIGGAGGSLVAEGGERLVDQPEFTEEYKPEALEAIGILEDLQAGPATRDWFYIHPAGGFGVWAPGERTGSYRDGGDVLVTDEKGDSYISGPDLAVAVVDEIEDPKHSRERFTVGY, encoded by the coding sequence ATGGCTCGCATCGCCGTCATCGGAGGAACCGGCTACGCCGGCAGCAACATCGTCGCGGAGGCGGTGAGTCGTGGTCACACGGTGGTCTCAGTCGCCCGCACGGTTCCGTCCGAGCGCGTCGAAGGCGCGACCTACATCGAAGGCACCCTGCTGGACGTCCCCAGCCTCGTCGCCGAGCTGCAGGGCGTCGATGTCGTGGTCTCCACTGTTCCGGCTCGTGGTGACATGGTCGGCAACGTGCGCAACAACGTGGCCGAGCTGACGGCGGAGCTCGCCGAGAATGTCCGCGTCGGCGTCATCGGCGGCGCCGGTGGCAGCCTCGTCGCCGAGGGCGGCGAGCGGCTCGTGGATCAGCCCGAGTTCACCGAGGAGTACAAGCCCGAGGCGCTTGAGGCGATCGGCATCCTCGAGGACCTGCAGGCGGGTCCGGCCACACGCGATTGGTTCTACATCCACCCGGCCGGCGGGTTCGGCGTGTGGGCGCCGGGCGAGCGGACCGGCTCGTACCGCGACGGCGGGGACGTGCTCGTGACCGACGAGAAGGGCGACTCGTACATCTCCGGCCCCGACCTCGCGGTCGCGGTCGTGGATGAGATCGAAGACCCGAAGCACTCGCGCGAGCGGTTCACCGTCGGGTATTGA
- a CDS encoding DUF4032 domain-containing protein yields the protein MPDALSITASSVDPGLLTLPWSTPLADWPSSIIVFLPKGLSRHLVRFANLSGRVVAIKETTEEMARREYDMLGNLTRLDAPCVERVAVIAGRTDAAGRPLPAALVTAHLRFSMPYRALFTQVLRPDTATRLVDALAALLVRLHNVGFFWGDVSLSNTLFRRDAGAYAAYLVDAETGELHEGGLTPGQRNHDLDVARTNIAGEIMDLEAGGRLEGGVDAIAIADGIMSSYRSLWAALTDQETFSANESWRITERVQRLNDLGFDIGEMSIQATTDGTKVSIEPKVVDAGHHQRRLLRLTGLDVEENQARRLLNDLDEFRARISRLGDDEEMVAHEWLTRVFEPVIKAIPFELRSKLEPAEVFHQVLEHRWYMSQARGKAVPLAEVLTSYVDDVLSHRRDEATVMGPPTETMSIPVITAGGTAVGSRSSSSSAGDEVDWRDLV from the coding sequence ATGCCAGACGCACTCAGCATCACCGCCAGCTCGGTCGATCCCGGACTCCTCACGCTCCCCTGGTCGACACCCCTCGCCGACTGGCCGAGCAGCATCATCGTGTTCCTGCCGAAGGGCCTCTCCCGCCACCTGGTGCGCTTCGCGAACCTGTCGGGGCGCGTGGTGGCGATCAAGGAGACCACCGAGGAGATGGCGCGCCGCGAGTACGACATGCTCGGCAACCTCACGCGGCTCGACGCCCCCTGCGTGGAGCGCGTCGCCGTGATCGCGGGACGCACGGATGCCGCGGGCCGGCCACTCCCGGCAGCGCTGGTCACCGCGCACCTGCGCTTCTCGATGCCCTACCGCGCCCTGTTCACCCAGGTGCTGCGGCCCGACACCGCGACCCGGCTCGTGGACGCGCTGGCCGCCCTGCTCGTGCGCCTGCACAACGTCGGCTTCTTCTGGGGCGATGTGTCGCTCTCGAACACGCTCTTCCGCCGCGACGCCGGCGCGTACGCTGCCTACCTCGTCGACGCCGAGACCGGTGAGCTGCATGAAGGCGGCCTCACGCCCGGACAGCGCAACCACGACCTCGACGTCGCCCGCACGAACATCGCCGGCGAGATCATGGACCTCGAAGCCGGGGGCCGCCTGGAGGGCGGGGTCGACGCGATCGCGATCGCCGACGGCATCATGTCCTCGTACCGGTCGCTGTGGGCGGCGCTGACCGACCAGGAGACCTTCTCGGCGAACGAGTCGTGGCGCATCACCGAGCGGGTGCAGCGTCTCAACGACCTCGGATTCGACATCGGCGAGATGTCGATCCAGGCCACGACCGACGGCACGAAGGTCTCGATCGAGCCGAAGGTGGTGGATGCCGGACACCACCAGCGTCGCCTGCTGCGCCTCACCGGGCTCGATGTCGAAGAGAACCAGGCCCGCAGGCTGCTGAACGATCTCGACGAATTCCGCGCGCGCATCTCGCGGCTGGGAGACGACGAGGAGATGGTCGCGCACGAGTGGCTGACGCGTGTCTTCGAGCCGGTGATCAAGGCGATCCCGTTCGAGCTGCGCTCGAAGCTCGAGCCCGCCGAGGTGTTCCACCAGGTGCTCGAGCACCGCTGGTACATGTCCCAGGCGCGCGGGAAGGCGGTCCCCCTCGCCGAGGTGCTCACGAGCTATGTCGACGACGTCCTCAGCCACCGCCGCGACGAGGCGACGGTGATGGGCCCGCCGACCGAGACGATGTCCATCCCGGTCATCACGGCCGGCGGAACCGCCGTCGGATCGCGGTCGTCCTCGTCGTCGGCGGGCGACGAGGTCGACTGGCGCGACCTCGTGTGA
- a CDS encoding ABC transporter ATP-binding protein, translating to MASVTFDNATRLYPGGTRPAVDKLNLEVGDGEFLVLVGPSGCGKSTSLRMLAGLEEVNSGRILIGDRDVTDVPPKDRDIAMVFQNYALYPHMTVAENMGFALKIAGVGKDERASRVLEAAKLLDLEDYLTRKPKALSGGQRQRVAMGRAIVRQPQVFLMDEPLSNLDAKLRVQTRTQIASLQRRLGVTTVYVTHDQTEALTMGDRIAVLKDGILQQVGTPRDLYEKPNNVFVAGFIGSPAMNLFPADLAEGGVQFGSEVVPLDRDTVGRANGSQVTIGVRPEDITVGPADGRGLPVVVDLVEELGADGYLYGHTDIAGKRTDIVARVDGRRHPNAGETVTLAANAGHVHAFDIASGERLNDKPVVSA from the coding sequence ATGGCATCTGTCACGTTCGACAATGCAACTCGGCTGTACCCCGGCGGCACCCGCCCCGCGGTCGACAAGCTGAACCTCGAAGTCGGAGACGGTGAATTCCTCGTCCTCGTCGGCCCCTCCGGCTGTGGCAAGTCCACGTCGCTGCGTATGCTCGCCGGCCTCGAAGAAGTCAACTCGGGCCGCATCCTGATCGGCGACCGCGACGTCACGGACGTCCCGCCGAAGGACCGCGACATCGCGATGGTGTTCCAGAACTACGCGCTGTACCCGCACATGACCGTCGCCGAGAACATGGGCTTCGCGCTGAAGATCGCCGGCGTCGGCAAGGACGAGCGTGCTTCCCGCGTGCTCGAAGCGGCCAAGCTCCTCGACCTCGAGGACTACCTGACCCGCAAGCCGAAGGCCCTGTCTGGTGGCCAGCGTCAGCGCGTCGCCATGGGTCGCGCCATCGTCCGTCAGCCCCAGGTCTTCCTCATGGACGAGCCGCTGTCGAACCTCGACGCCAAGCTCCGCGTGCAGACCCGCACGCAGATCGCGTCGCTGCAGCGCCGTCTCGGCGTCACCACCGTCTACGTCACGCACGACCAGACCGAGGCTCTGACCATGGGTGACCGCATCGCGGTCCTCAAGGACGGCATCCTCCAGCAGGTCGGCACCCCGCGCGACCTGTACGAGAAGCCCAACAACGTGTTCGTCGCCGGCTTCATCGGCTCCCCCGCCATGAACCTGTTCCCGGCGGACCTCGCCGAGGGCGGCGTGCAGTTCGGCTCCGAGGTCGTCCCGCTCGACCGCGACACCGTCGGCCGCGCAAACGGCAGCCAGGTCACGATCGGCGTGCGTCCCGAGGACATCACCGTCGGCCCGGCCGACGGTCGCGGCCTGCCGGTCGTCGTCGACCTCGTCGAGGAGCTCGGCGCGGACGGGTACCTGTACGGTCACACCGACATCGCCGGCAAGCGCACCGACATCGTCGCCCGCGTCGACGGACGCCGTCACCCCAACGCGGGTGAGACGGTGACCCTGGCCGCGAACGCCGGTCACGTGCACGCGTTCGACATCGCCTCCGGCGAGCGCCTGAACGACAAGCCGGTCGTCTCGGCCTAG
- a CDS encoding DsbA family protein: MSNDESPNVPAQRDRRHAVREKAQQVQAQQSRARVIRTTSLVVAIAAVIAIAAVVVTWTVTTGSSRPLMKPANVTDDGFVVTSVPPTAATAQGSGSVDDTTAAQSLEAAPTAEPTAEPTQTAQPVVDIRIYVDYLSTGSRDFQLANSQQLSKWVSQDAATLTYYPVAMLTAKSNGTKYSLRAASAAACVATHSPDAFFKFNNDLLAQQPTVDSDGYNDSELAAMAIAAGSDSPKTVRSCIEKEDFASWAKTATERALQGLPDTDELALMSTPTVLVNGVPYVGALNDPKEFAQFVLTSASDAYYETPTPAPTATTSPSATETATPTPTP; this comes from the coding sequence ATGTCCAACGACGAGTCCCCGAACGTGCCTGCGCAGCGCGACCGCCGTCACGCGGTCCGCGAAAAGGCGCAGCAGGTTCAGGCGCAGCAGTCGCGGGCGCGGGTGATCCGGACGACCTCTCTGGTCGTCGCGATCGCCGCTGTCATCGCGATCGCCGCCGTCGTTGTCACCTGGACGGTCACGACGGGGTCGTCGCGTCCGCTGATGAAGCCCGCCAACGTCACGGACGACGGATTCGTGGTCACCTCGGTTCCGCCGACTGCCGCGACCGCACAAGGGTCGGGCTCGGTTGATGACACCACCGCCGCCCAGTCGCTCGAAGCCGCCCCGACGGCCGAGCCCACTGCGGAGCCGACCCAGACCGCACAGCCGGTGGTCGACATCCGGATCTACGTCGACTACCTCTCCACCGGTTCGCGCGACTTCCAGCTCGCCAACTCGCAACAGCTCTCCAAGTGGGTGAGTCAGGATGCCGCGACCTTGACGTACTACCCGGTGGCGATGCTCACCGCCAAGTCGAACGGCACGAAGTACTCGCTGCGAGCAGCCAGCGCCGCCGCCTGCGTCGCGACGCATTCGCCCGACGCGTTCTTCAAGTTCAACAACGACCTGCTGGCGCAGCAGCCCACGGTCGATTCGGACGGCTACAACGACAGCGAGCTCGCCGCGATGGCGATCGCCGCCGGTTCGGACTCGCCCAAGACGGTCCGCTCGTGCATCGAGAAGGAGGACTTCGCCTCCTGGGCGAAGACCGCCACCGAGCGCGCGCTGCAGGGGTTGCCGGACACCGACGAACTCGCCCTCATGAGCACGCCGACCGTGCTGGTGAACGGTGTCCCCTATGTGGGCGCACTCAACGACCCGAAGGAGTTCGCGCAGTTCGTGCTGACGAGCGCCTCCGACGCGTACTACGAGACGCCCACGCCGGCCCCGACCGCTACCACGTCGCCGAGCGCAACGGAGACGGCCACTCCCACTCCCACCCCCTGA